A region of Faecalibacterium taiwanense DNA encodes the following proteins:
- a CDS encoding HAD hydrolase family protein, producing the protein MNHLSSTLVLCDLDHLLLGADGNLTQVVRDVLQLFVRRGGRFTVFSQRTPRAVRSILGSVRLSAPALVCGGAMAYHFSDGTRQPLCTFAGQDADLFARLPVAEGVGIALQMTDGTTRVLRMSEALERHLRQEWTPYLLANAADIKGEEVLRVLLYQDSKAVPMISLLEKSLGDRTAVLLGERAAADTLILTPRTVSGREMLDAVCMPVGIDPEDVLVLAGGLPMLDMVRASSQSTAAADAPAELRLAAQKVTLTDAAAGSAVEVLYRMVRDAENLA; encoded by the coding sequence ATGAACCATCTTTCTTCAACGCTTGTACTGTGTGATCTGGACCATCTGCTTTTGGGTGCCGACGGCAACCTGACGCAGGTGGTGCGGGATGTGCTGCAGCTGTTCGTCCGCCGCGGCGGACGTTTTACGGTGTTTTCCCAGCGCACGCCGCGGGCAGTGCGGTCCATTCTGGGCAGTGTACGGCTCAGCGCTCCTGCGCTGGTGTGCGGCGGTGCCATGGCCTACCATTTTTCCGATGGCACCCGCCAGCCGCTGTGCACCTTTGCCGGGCAGGATGCCGACCTGTTCGCCCGCCTGCCGGTGGCAGAGGGCGTGGGCATTGCCCTGCAGATGACCGACGGTACTACCCGCGTGCTGCGCATGAGCGAGGCATTGGAACGTCATCTGCGGCAGGAATGGACCCCTTATCTGCTGGCAAACGCGGCAGACATCAAGGGGGAAGAAGTGCTGCGGGTGCTGCTGTATCAGGACAGCAAGGCAGTGCCCATGATCTCGCTGCTGGAAAAATCTCTGGGCGACCGCACAGCGGTGCTGCTGGGCGAGCGTGCCGCAGCGGATACGCTGATCCTGACCCCCAGAACCGTCTCCGGCCGTGAAATGCTGGATGCCGTGTGTATGCCGGTGGGCATCGACCCGGAAGATGTGCTAGTACTTGCCGGAGGGCTGCCTATGCTGGACATGGTGCGCGCTTCCAGCCAGAGCACCGCAGCTGCGGATGCCCCGGCTGAGCTGCGTCTTGCTGCCCAAAAGGTCACTTTGACCGATGCTGCGGCAGGTTCTGCAGTGGAAGTGCTGTACCGTATGGTGCGGGATGCTGAAAATTTGGCGTAA
- a CDS encoding ComEA family DNA-binding protein, whose amino-acid sequence MRETHLLVLQKKEKLFLALSLAAVVLCTVLAFGFAVPLQATEPQVLPDTTGLEQYVLVDLNTADLSALCTLPGVGEKRAQTILDYRTQNGPFERVEDAANVPGLTQTIVDSWAGMATVS is encoded by the coding sequence ATGAGAGAAACGCATCTTCTGGTCCTGCAAAAGAAGGAAAAACTCTTTCTTGCGCTGTCGCTGGCGGCGGTGGTTTTGTGCACAGTGCTGGCCTTTGGCTTTGCCGTGCCGCTGCAGGCTACCGAACCGCAGGTCCTGCCGGATACGACCGGGCTGGAACAGTATGTGCTGGTGGATCTGAACACTGCCGATCTCTCTGCGCTGTGCACACTGCCGGGCGTAGGGGAAAAGCGCGCACAGACGATTCTGGATTACCGGACGCAGAATGGCCCGTTTGAACGGGTAGAAGATGCAGCCAATGTTCCGGGCCTGACACAGACCATTGTGGATTCCTGGGCAGGAATGGCAACCGTGAGCTGA
- a CDS encoding DivIVA domain-containing protein, with protein MLTPQDVRSVQFEKNLRGYRTEDVDRFLDKVEEQLREDDAQAEQLRKQIADLTAENQKLHDELKSFEADGEMLKSALINAQRMGENVIREANQKAEEIIHRANLRGDDIIRDANELLQKANDRADEIENEANEKRLAEEREYDRVRLEVTRFKSDVLNLYRSHVESLSRLPEFQKETAAQDAEQAEPAAEESEPAAAAQPQAADVQEPEAEPAQPAQEDAEPAAVVENDDDKAADSSEDFWAKDESQLKLDPPPAPPADFKPDEPDYDAFQGIKFSE; from the coding sequence AATTTGAGAAAAACCTCCGCGGCTACCGCACAGAGGACGTAGACCGTTTTCTGGATAAGGTGGAAGAACAGCTGCGGGAAGACGATGCGCAGGCGGAACAGCTTCGCAAGCAGATTGCGGACCTGACTGCTGAAAACCAGAAGCTGCACGATGAACTGAAGAGCTTTGAGGCAGATGGTGAAATGCTCAAGAGCGCGCTGATCAATGCACAGCGCATGGGCGAAAATGTCATCCGCGAAGCAAACCAGAAAGCAGAAGAGATCATCCATCGTGCAAATCTGCGCGGTGATGATATCATCCGCGATGCCAACGAACTGCTGCAGAAGGCAAACGACCGTGCAGACGAGATCGAGAACGAAGCAAACGAGAAGCGCCTTGCAGAGGAGCGCGAGTATGACCGCGTGCGTCTGGAAGTGACCCGCTTCAAGTCTGATGTGCTCAACCTGTACCGCAGCCATGTGGAGTCGCTGAGCCGTCTGCCGGAGTTCCAGAAGGAAACGGCTGCACAGGATGCCGAACAGGCAGAGCCTGCTGCAGAGGAAAGTGAGCCTGCCGCTGCAGCCCAGCCGCAGGCAGCGGACGTGCAGGAGCCGGAAGCAGAGCCTGCACAGCCCGCACAGGAAGATGCAGAACCTGCTGCCGTTGTTGAAAATGACGACGACAAGGCAGCTGACAGCAGCGAGGATTTCTGGGCAAAGGATGAGAGCCAGCTCAAGCTGGACCCGCCGCCCGCGCCTCCTGCTGATTTTAAGCCGGACGAGCCGGACTACGATGCTTTTCAGGGTATCAAGTTCAGCGAGTAA
- the ppk1 gene encoding polyphosphate kinase 1, whose protein sequence is MSDDTIFINRELSWLDFNRRVLALGKDKNVPLAERVKFLAIYGSNLDEFFMVRVGSLQERANLEQEQGKKVKRENKTNMSAAEQLTAIMPKTAQLQEECDKYYAKALEALAECGWRKVDLDHLSKEDEHFWKKYFQTELFPILSPQIVDNRHPFPFLRNKEIYLGVLLKEKHPAGQSLGIIPISSQMERMHVVKKDGETQFALTEELVLHFAASIFGKETIQEKCLFRVTRNADIDVKEGMMDHDIDYREIMTELLKRRRKLAAVRLQITPAPAPEVERLLCNRLLLTHKRVFEQKSPLDLSFFYKLTGRMEAEGRPELFYPAARPMLPPPDYDLAAEVQKHDVLLSYPYQSIRPFIAMLKKAAHDPEVISIKMTLYRMARESQIVQALMEAAENGKEVVALVELRARFDEQNNIDWSKQLESAGCTVIYGFDDYKVHSKLTLITKKSKEGYSYITQIGTGNYNEKTSELYTDYSFITADHGIGEEASNVFQNLAVQKLTEESDRMLVAPLRFKSVLLEEMDRVIAAARMGRPASMILKNNSISDRDIILKLQEASCAGVRIDMIVRGICCVRAGVPGKTENLHIRSLVGRYLEHGRIYSFFDGAHTRIYIASGDFLTRNTECRVEVGVRVEDPVLVRKLTDILQLQLRDNVNAREMRPDGSYQKVKPAEGEALVNGQMGMYELLKNDWTQPEPWKLSAAVQEKQPEPSAEAEKPEPAKTEAAPAAKQAEVSHPESAAAPESGDRFDQLEQMVNHKKRTEPQPAPAAKPIKPVVVETPAPRSRLKRILDFFKLRR, encoded by the coding sequence ATGAGTGACGATACCATTTTTATCAACCGGGAACTGAGCTGGCTGGATTTCAACCGGCGCGTTCTTGCGCTGGGAAAGGATAAAAATGTTCCGCTTGCAGAGCGGGTCAAATTTCTTGCGATCTACGGTTCCAATCTGGACGAGTTTTTTATGGTGCGCGTGGGTTCTCTGCAGGAGCGCGCCAATCTGGAACAGGAACAGGGCAAAAAGGTCAAGAGGGAAAACAAGACCAACATGTCTGCGGCGGAACAGCTGACTGCCATCATGCCCAAAACGGCACAGCTGCAGGAGGAGTGCGATAAATACTACGCAAAGGCGCTGGAAGCACTGGCGGAGTGCGGCTGGCGCAAGGTGGATCTTGACCACTTGTCCAAGGAGGACGAGCACTTCTGGAAGAAGTACTTCCAAACGGAGCTGTTCCCCATCCTCAGCCCGCAGATCGTGGATAACCGCCATCCGTTCCCATTCCTGCGCAATAAGGAGATTTACCTTGGCGTTCTGCTCAAGGAAAAACACCCGGCAGGGCAGAGCCTTGGAATCATTCCCATTTCCAGCCAGATGGAACGGATGCACGTTGTAAAAAAAGACGGCGAAACGCAGTTTGCACTTACCGAAGAGCTGGTGCTGCACTTTGCGGCCAGCATCTTTGGCAAAGAGACGATTCAGGAAAAATGTCTTTTCCGCGTTACCCGCAATGCGGATATCGACGTAAAAGAGGGCATGATGGATCATGATATCGACTACCGCGAGATCATGACCGAGCTGCTCAAGCGCCGCCGTAAGCTGGCTGCGGTGCGTCTGCAGATCACGCCTGCTCCGGCCCCGGAGGTAGAACGCCTGCTGTGCAACCGTCTGCTGCTCACCCATAAACGGGTGTTCGAGCAGAAAAGCCCGCTGGATCTGAGCTTTTTCTACAAGCTCACCGGCCGCATGGAAGCGGAGGGGCGGCCGGAACTGTTCTACCCGGCTGCACGGCCCATGCTGCCGCCGCCGGACTACGACCTTGCCGCTGAAGTGCAGAAGCACGATGTGCTGCTCAGCTACCCGTACCAGTCCATCCGGCCCTTCATTGCCATGCTCAAAAAGGCTGCCCATGATCCTGAGGTCATTTCCATCAAAATGACACTGTACCGTATGGCGCGGGAGTCCCAGATCGTGCAGGCGCTGATGGAAGCCGCTGAGAACGGCAAAGAGGTGGTGGCGCTGGTGGAGCTGCGCGCCCGCTTTGACGAGCAGAACAATATCGACTGGTCGAAGCAGCTGGAAAGCGCAGGCTGTACGGTCATTTATGGCTTTGATGATTACAAAGTGCACTCCAAGCTGACCCTTATCACCAAAAAGAGCAAAGAGGGCTACTCTTATATCACCCAGATCGGCACCGGCAACTACAACGAAAAGACCAGTGAGCTTTACACGGACTACTCCTTCATTACGGCAGACCATGGCATTGGCGAGGAAGCTTCCAATGTGTTCCAGAACCTTGCTGTGCAGAAGCTGACTGAGGAGAGCGACCGGATGCTGGTAGCACCGCTGCGCTTCAAGAGCGTATTGCTGGAAGAGATGGATCGTGTCATTGCCGCCGCCCGCATGGGCCGTCCGGCATCCATGATCCTGAAAAACAATTCCATCAGCGACCGGGATATCATCCTCAAGCTGCAGGAAGCCAGCTGTGCCGGTGTGCGCATTGATATGATCGTGCGCGGCATCTGCTGCGTGCGCGCCGGCGTGCCCGGCAAGACGGAGAACCTGCATATCCGCAGCCTTGTGGGTCGTTATCTGGAGCATGGCCGCATTTACAGCTTCTTCGATGGTGCACATACCCGCATCTATATTGCATCCGGCGATTTCCTCACCCGCAACACCGAGTGCCGCGTGGAGGTGGGCGTGCGCGTGGAGGATCCCGTGCTGGTGCGGAAGCTTACCGACATTCTGCAGCTGCAGCTGCGGGATAATGTCAATGCCCGCGAGATGCGCCCGGACGGCAGCTACCAGAAGGTAAAGCCCGCTGAGGGCGAAGCACTGGTGAACGGCCAGATGGGCATGTATGAGCTGTTGAAAAATGACTGGACGCAGCCGGAGCCTTGGAAGCTTTCTGCCGCTGTGCAGGAAAAACAGCCTGAACCTTCTGCCGAAGCAGAAAAGCCAGAACCTGCGAAAACGGAAGCGGCTCCCGCTGCAAAACAGGCAGAAGTTTCTCACCCGGAATCTGCTGCGGCACCGGAAAGCGGCGACCGCTTTGACCAGCTGGAACAGATGGTCAATCATAAAAAGCGTACAGAGCCGCAGCCTGCCCCTGCAGCCAAGCCGATAAAGCCGGTGGTGGTGGAGACACCCGCCCCCAGAAGCCGCCTGAAACGGATTTTGGATTTTTTCAAGTTACGCAGATAA
- a CDS encoding RluA family pseudouridine synthase, whose translation MEQREFVVEQETAGQRIDRFLSGEDTGLSRSALQALVADGHVLCNGRLVAKSLKLKAGDTIVLEIPDAKPIEAVPQDIPLEIVYEDEHLLVVNKPKGMVVHPAPGNPDGTLVNALLWHCKGSLSGIGGEIRPGIVHRIDKDTSGLLVVAKDDATHIGLSQQMAVHSVERAYRTIVYGGFAQDEGFVESNLGRSKTDRKKMAVYPASEPHTKYAYTGYQVLERLNNFTMLECRLKTGRTHQIRVHMASIQHPVAGDPVYGPHNCITSLHGQCLHAKTLGFVHPITGEHLRFDSELPEYFTHFLATLRRGTV comes from the coding sequence ATGGAACAGCGTGAATTTGTGGTGGAGCAGGAGACGGCAGGCCAGCGCATCGACCGCTTTCTGAGCGGCGAGGACACCGGCCTTTCCCGGTCTGCTCTGCAGGCGCTGGTGGCCGACGGTCATGTGTTGTGCAACGGCAGGCTGGTTGCCAAAAGCCTGAAGCTCAAGGCGGGCGACACCATCGTTCTGGAAATTCCGGACGCAAAGCCCATTGAGGCCGTGCCGCAGGACATCCCGCTGGAAATCGTCTATGAGGACGAGCATCTGCTGGTGGTCAACAAGCCCAAAGGCATGGTGGTGCACCCAGCTCCCGGCAACCCGGACGGCACGCTGGTGAACGCGCTGCTGTGGCACTGCAAGGGAAGCCTGTCCGGTATCGGCGGCGAGATCCGCCCCGGCATCGTGCACCGCATCGATAAGGACACCAGCGGCCTGCTGGTGGTGGCAAAGGACGATGCAACGCACATCGGCCTTTCCCAACAGATGGCGGTGCACAGTGTGGAGCGCGCGTATCGCACCATCGTGTACGGCGGCTTTGCACAAGATGAGGGCTTTGTGGAAAGCAATCTGGGCCGCAGCAAGACCGACCGCAAAAAGATGGCGGTCTACCCGGCCAGTGAGCCGCACACCAAATATGCCTATACCGGCTATCAGGTGCTGGAACGGCTGAACAACTTTACCATGCTGGAATGCCGCCTGAAGACCGGCCGCACCCATCAGATCCGCGTGCACATGGCATCCATCCAGCACCCGGTGGCGGGCGACCCGGTGTACGGCCCGCACAACTGCATCACCAGTCTGCACGGCCAGTGCCTGCACGCCAAAACGCTTGGCTTTGTGCACCCGATCACCGGCGAACATCTGCGGTTCGATTCGGAATTGCCGGAATACTTCACTCATTTTCTTGCAACGCTCAGGAGGGGAACGGTATGA
- the ileS gene encoding isoleucine--tRNA ligase has translation MAKNKSQYDSTLNLPKTLFEMRAGLPKKEPVMLKDWDDNDLYNQLMKHNEGKPQFILHDGPPYANGNIHMGTALNKIIKDIIIRDKNMEGFQAPYVPGFDTHGLPIELKALSSVGDKKKDISKLELRQICEKFATEHIDIMSDQFKRLGVIGDFEHPYLTLKPEFEARQIEIFGEMAKKGYIYKGLKPVYWCPDCRTALAEAEIEYGEDDCDSIFVRFHVSQDPNGVLAKHGIPMDKTYFVIWTTTTWTLPANEAICLNGQFEYSFVKIGDEFHIMATELVKSVMDACHIENYEIVGEPVPGTEFELMRYNHVYLPKEGWVILGDHVTLESGSGCVHTAGGHGVDDFNVCQKYPQVPITVPVDDGGYLTELAGKYAGQRVWAANKTILADLTESGAVMGQVHIKHQYPHCWRCHHPIIFRATEQWFCSIAKFREDVYKAIDTVTWMPDWGHDRMKGMVRDRNDWCISRQRTWGVPIPAFYCKKCGTYHITDATIKAVSDLFRKEGSDAWYKYEAEQIIPAGEVCEKCGASEWTKDTDIMDVWFDSGSTHAAVLEERPELRFPADMYMEGGDQFRGWFQSSLLTSVASKGCAPYKSVLCHGWVVDEQGKQMHKSAGNGVEPSEIIKDYGADIIRLWVASSDYTVDVRAGKNIFKQLSEAYRKIRNTARFILGNLDGFDPNTDCVADDQLQEIDRWALAALDDLMVNTSAGYAVYDFNKVYHAVYNFCVVAMSNFYLDVTKDRLYCTNGAGRKAAQTTMYKILVALDKIIAPILCFTSQEIWDFMPKTEGMNKYVVFEEMPKAGQYAADEAFKAKWAQLIAVRDEVKKVLEQARAEKVIGASLEAAVTLYCNDTVYSLLNSIPMDELADLMIVSQVELVKGEGGAASAVEGLGVAAAHATGEKCERCWKYSSSIGSHAAHPTLCARCASVVEA, from the coding sequence TTGGCTAAGAACAAATCGCAGTACGATAGTACTCTGAACCTGCCCAAGACCCTGTTTGAAATGCGTGCCGGCCTGCCCAAGAAGGAGCCGGTCATGCTGAAGGATTGGGACGACAACGACCTGTACAATCAGCTCATGAAGCACAACGAGGGCAAGCCGCAGTTCATCCTGCACGACGGCCCTCCGTACGCAAACGGTAATATCCACATGGGTACTGCCCTGAACAAGATCATCAAGGATATCATTATCCGCGATAAGAACATGGAGGGTTTCCAGGCTCCCTATGTGCCCGGCTTTGATACCCACGGCCTGCCAATCGAGCTGAAGGCTCTGTCCTCCGTCGGTGATAAGAAGAAGGACATTTCCAAGCTGGAACTGCGCCAGATCTGCGAAAAGTTTGCTACCGAGCACATCGACATCATGAGCGACCAGTTCAAGCGTCTGGGCGTTATCGGCGATTTCGAACATCCGTATCTGACCCTGAAGCCTGAGTTCGAGGCACGCCAGATCGAGATCTTTGGCGAGATGGCAAAGAAGGGCTACATCTACAAGGGCCTGAAGCCCGTGTACTGGTGCCCGGACTGTCGCACGGCTCTGGCAGAGGCCGAGATCGAGTACGGCGAGGACGACTGCGATTCCATCTTCGTGCGTTTCCACGTCTCTCAGGACCCCAACGGTGTGCTGGCAAAGCACGGCATCCCGATGGACAAGACCTACTTCGTCATCTGGACCACCACCACTTGGACTCTGCCCGCCAACGAGGCGATCTGCCTGAACGGCCAGTTCGAGTACTCCTTCGTCAAGATCGGCGATGAATTCCACATCATGGCCACCGAACTGGTCAAGAGCGTCATGGATGCCTGCCACATCGAGAACTACGAGATCGTGGGTGAGCCGGTCCCCGGTACCGAGTTCGAGCTGATGCGCTACAACCACGTCTACCTGCCCAAGGAAGGCTGGGTCATTCTGGGCGATCACGTCACGTTGGAAAGCGGTTCCGGCTGCGTCCATACCGCAGGCGGCCACGGCGTGGACGACTTCAACGTCTGCCAGAAGTATCCGCAGGTGCCCATCACCGTCCCCGTGGACGATGGCGGCTATCTGACCGAGCTGGCCGGTAAGTATGCAGGTCAGCGCGTGTGGGCTGCCAACAAGACCATTCTGGCCGATTTGACCGAGTCCGGTGCTGTCATGGGTCAGGTGCACATCAAGCATCAGTACCCGCACTGCTGGCGTTGCCATCACCCCATCATCTTCCGTGCAACGGAACAGTGGTTCTGCTCCATCGCAAAGTTCCGCGAGGATGTCTACAAGGCCATCGACACCGTTACCTGGATGCCGGATTGGGGCCATGACCGCATGAAGGGCATGGTGCGCGACCGCAACGACTGGTGCATCAGCCGCCAGCGCACCTGGGGCGTGCCCATTCCCGCATTCTACTGCAAGAAGTGCGGCACCTACCACATCACCGATGCCACCATCAAGGCTGTCAGCGACCTGTTCCGCAAGGAAGGTTCCGATGCATGGTATAAGTACGAAGCCGAGCAGATCATCCCCGCAGGCGAAGTGTGCGAAAAGTGCGGTGCTTCCGAGTGGACCAAGGACACCGACATCATGGATGTCTGGTTCGACTCCGGCTCCACCCACGCCGCTGTGCTGGAGGAGCGTCCGGAACTGCGCTTCCCGGCTGATATGTATATGGAAGGCGGCGACCAGTTCCGCGGCTGGTTCCAGTCCAGTCTGCTGACCAGCGTTGCAAGCAAGGGCTGCGCACCCTATAAGTCTGTTCTGTGCCACGGCTGGGTCGTGGATGAGCAGGGCAAGCAGATGCACAAGAGCGCCGGCAACGGCGTGGAGCCCAGCGAGATCATCAAGGACTACGGCGCTGATATCATCCGTCTGTGGGTGGCTTCTTCCGACTACACCGTGGATGTGCGTGCCGGCAAGAACATCTTCAAGCAGCTGAGCGAGGCTTACCGCAAGATCCGCAACACCGCCCGCTTCATTCTGGGCAATCTGGACGGCTTTGATCCCAACACCGACTGTGTGGCTGACGATCAGCTGCAGGAGATCGACCGCTGGGCACTGGCTGCTCTGGATGACCTGATGGTCAACACCAGCGCAGGCTACGCTGTGTACGACTTCAACAAGGTCTATCATGCAGTGTACAACTTCTGCGTTGTTGCAATGTCCAACTTCTATCTGGATGTGACCAAGGATCGCCTGTACTGCACCAACGGCGCAGGCCGCAAGGCTGCTCAGACCACCATGTACAAGATCCTTGTAGCTCTGGACAAGATCATTGCTCCTATCCTGTGCTTCACCAGTCAGGAGATCTGGGACTTCATGCCCAAGACTGAGGGCATGAACAAGTACGTTGTCTTTGAGGAGATGCCCAAGGCCGGCCAGTATGCCGCCGATGAAGCCTTCAAGGCAAAGTGGGCACAGCTGATCGCCGTCCGTGATGAGGTGAAGAAGGTCCTGGAGCAGGCCCGTGCCGAAAAGGTCATCGGTGCTTCTCTGGAGGCTGCCGTCACCCTGTACTGCAATGATACTGTGTACAGCCTGCTCAACAGCATCCCCATGGACGAGCTGGCCGACCTGATGATCGTCTCTCAGGTAGAGCTGGTCAAGGGCGAAGGCGGCGCTGCAAGTGCTGTTGAAGGCCTGGGCGTTGCTGCTGCACATGCCACCGGCGAAAAGTGCGAACGCTGCTGGAAGTATTCTTCTTCCATCGGCAGCCATGCCGCACATCCCACCCTGTGCGCACGCTGCGCCAGCGTTGTGGAAGCCTAA
- a CDS encoding M23 family metallopeptidase, translating into MIFLAVLAGLLVCVVLPVRAQKKTGKLCFPLDTTQYRVSDGYGWRQDPFTGERTFHKGIDLACAEGTEVLAAEGGAVVQAYRSTSYGTCLRVLHTDGSESLYAHLQYAYVRPGEVVEAGQLLGAAGRSGRATGAHLHFELYRQGTACDPADALGLSS; encoded by the coding sequence GTGATTTTTCTGGCAGTTTTAGCCGGACTGCTGGTGTGCGTGGTGCTTCCGGTGCGGGCGCAGAAAAAAACGGGGAAGCTCTGTTTCCCGCTGGACACCACACAGTACCGTGTTTCGGACGGATACGGCTGGCGGCAGGATCCTTTTACCGGGGAAAGGACGTTCCATAAGGGCATTGATCTTGCCTGTGCAGAGGGAACAGAAGTGCTTGCTGCGGAAGGCGGTGCGGTGGTGCAGGCATACCGCAGCACAAGCTATGGCACCTGTCTGCGTGTTCTCCATACAGATGGCAGCGAGTCACTTTACGCCCATTTGCAGTACGCCTATGTCCGCCCGGGCGAGGTGGTGGAAGCAGGGCAGCTGCTGGGCGCAGCAGGGCGCAGCGGGCGCGCTACGGGAGCACACCTGCATTTTGAACTGTACCGGCAGGGAACAGCCTGTGACCCGGCGGATGCGCTGGGCCTTTCCTCATGA
- a CDS encoding peptidase, translating to MKLHDSRQLGPLVFRDPLLLCSALYFLLYFDASGFLRLGLLAAFLHECGHILVYCVFLRRFPVIEVTMTGFCMRMDAPARGLSPGRLFWLAAAGPAVNFMLAGIWALRLEQELTIRGSAFWAANLLTGGFNLLPVPPLDGAQLASCLCEMRRAGKKFKGND from the coding sequence ATGAAGCTGCATGATTCCCGGCAGCTGGGGCCGCTGGTGTTCCGCGACCCGCTGCTTTTGTGTAGCGCACTGTATTTTCTGCTCTACTTTGATGCAAGCGGCTTTCTGCGGCTGGGGTTGCTGGCGGCGTTCCTGCACGAGTGCGGGCACATTCTGGTGTATTGTGTGTTTCTGCGCCGCTTTCCGGTCATTGAGGTGACCATGACCGGCTTTTGTATGCGGATGGACGCTCCGGCCCGGGGCCTTTCACCGGGGCGGCTCTTTTGGCTGGCTGCTGCAGGCCCGGCGGTCAATTTCATGCTGGCAGGCATCTGGGCGCTGCGGCTGGAACAGGAACTGACCATCCGCGGCAGTGCCTTCTGGGCGGCAAATCTGCTGACCGGGGGATTCAATCTGCTGCCCGTTCCACCGCTGGATGGGGCGCAGCTGGCATCCTGCCTGTGCGAAATGCGGCGTGCAGGCAAAAAGTTTAAGGGAAATGATTGA
- the lspA gene encoding signal peptidase II: MAFVVFNLLAAAALIGIDQAIKLWATNVLQPIGAMPLIPHVVELRFVLNPGMAFSLLSGKQLFLIIATSIALIFVAYGLFFRSRGRYLQQAALLLILAGGIGNLIDRVLNGEVVDYINLLFMQFAVFNFADICVCVGVGLWVLVIFLEELHAENGQSPKEQ; encoded by the coding sequence ATGGCATTTGTTGTTTTTAATCTGCTCGCGGCTGCGGCACTCATTGGCATCGATCAGGCCATCAAGCTGTGGGCCACCAATGTGCTGCAGCCCATTGGTGCAATGCCGCTGATCCCCCATGTGGTGGAGCTGCGGTTCGTGCTCAACCCGGGCATGGCGTTCAGCCTGCTCAGCGGCAAGCAGCTGTTCCTCATCATCGCTACCAGCATAGCGCTGATCTTTGTGGCCTACGGGCTGTTCTTCCGCAGCCGCGGCAGATACCTGCAGCAGGCTGCGCTACTGCTGATCCTTGCCGGCGGCATCGGCAACCTGATCGACCGTGTGCTCAACGGCGAGGTGGTGGACTACATCAATCTGCTGTTCATGCAGTTTGCGGTGTTCAATTTTGCGGATATCTGCGTGTGTGTGGGCGTGGGCCTCTGGGTGCTGGTAATTTTTCTGGAAGAGCTGCACGCTGAGAACGGGCAGTCCCCGAAGGAGCAGTGA